A single Bacillus sp. HMF5848 DNA region contains:
- a CDS encoding plasmid pRiA4b ORF-3 family protein — protein sequence MIYQLKITLLHFKPKVWRRVLSTNCSFHDLHKIIQSCFEWKNMHLHEFEVRKSNGVMFPKSDSVLIGEMNDINSELFYNWEDEEDLMLDEETEEIKDWIIKEGDKLLYRYDFGEDWTHEIMLEAILPSNNKEKYPMCVKAVGIAPQDNSRALFHTDSNKSVEKSNDLNLLQTINSKFQTKQHGTPLWSDLLHLAKEFKTLKLWELLDDDQIFAIQMTVDNTYIYCSVLGSASEVFGLAAFVGDEGWQSLQEIISGQQEDSLQQRSLLLSFCNRDELDEEDYQIIKESDFSFRGKHAWPQFRSFIPRYLPWSLDNNEIDVFCTVLEQAILIGKSVINDNLVIPHYPNGLIPARIWQDDEWRQSFISIPSVEDRQTEAPPPVTNELAVYGARKKYKKMTQAVEMALFPFIEPVQDQPDERPYFPMIYVMIEHNSGIVMDTQIMQHENITAFAQESFLGSIDALRSIPSEIWMTETTAHYLQPILKILDIKVVVVQTLPLVEELKQSFLEHSVFRH from the coding sequence TTGATTTACCAGCTAAAAATTACTTTACTGCATTTTAAACCAAAAGTCTGGCGCCGAGTATTATCTACAAACTGTTCATTTCACGACTTACATAAAATTATTCAAAGCTGTTTTGAATGGAAGAACATGCACTTGCATGAGTTTGAGGTTCGCAAATCAAATGGTGTTATGTTTCCAAAGAGTGACAGTGTCCTAATAGGTGAAATGAATGATATTAACTCCGAGTTGTTTTACAATTGGGAAGATGAAGAGGACTTAATGCTTGATGAAGAAACCGAAGAAATAAAAGATTGGATCATAAAAGAAGGAGACAAACTTCTTTATCGTTATGATTTTGGTGAAGATTGGACGCACGAAATAATGCTTGAGGCCATACTTCCATCAAATAATAAAGAGAAATATCCTATGTGTGTTAAAGCAGTTGGAATAGCCCCTCAAGACAATAGCAGAGCATTGTTTCATACTGATTCTAACAAGTCAGTTGAAAAGTCAAACGATCTAAACTTACTCCAAACAATTAACAGTAAATTCCAAACAAAGCAACATGGTACACCACTATGGTCCGATCTTTTACATTTAGCGAAAGAATTTAAAACCTTGAAGCTTTGGGAGTTACTTGATGATGATCAAATTTTTGCCATTCAAATGACCGTTGATAATACTTATATTTATTGTTCGGTGTTAGGAAGTGCATCAGAGGTTTTTGGATTAGCTGCGTTTGTAGGTGATGAAGGATGGCAGTCCCTTCAGGAAATTATTTCTGGACAACAAGAAGACTCATTACAACAAAGGTCTTTATTATTATCGTTCTGTAATCGAGATGAATTAGATGAAGAGGACTACCAAATTATTAAAGAAAGTGACTTTTCATTCAGAGGCAAGCACGCTTGGCCGCAGTTCAGAAGCTTTATCCCTAGATACTTACCTTGGTCCCTTGATAATAATGAGATTGATGTATTTTGTACAGTTCTAGAGCAGGCTATTCTAATTGGAAAATCGGTTATCAATGATAATCTCGTTATTCCACATTACCCTAACGGCTTGATACCAGCAAGAATCTGGCAGGACGATGAGTGGAGGCAATCTTTTATCTCTATTCCAAGCGTAGAGGATCGTCAAACAGAAGCTCCTCCACCGGTAACAAATGAATTGGCCGTATATGGAGCTCGTAAAAAGTACAAGAAGATGACTCAAGCTGTTGAGATGGCACTATTTCCCTTCATTGAGCCTGTTCAGGATCAACCTGATGAACGTCCCTATTTTCCGATGATATATGTAATGATTGAACATAACAGTGGCATTGTTATGGATACACAAATAATGCAGCATGAAAACATCACGGCATTTGCGCAAGAGTCGTTTTTAGGCTCCATTGATGCTTTACGCTCCATACCGAGCGAAATATGGATGACTGAAACAACCGCTCACTATTTACAACCGATATTAAAAATATTAGATATTAAAGTCGTAGTAGTTCAAACATTACCACTCGTTGAAGAACTGAAACAAAGTTTTTTAGAACATAGTGTTTTCCGCCATTAA
- a CDS encoding metal ABC transporter solute-binding protein, Zn/Mn family: MIAKTKMLSLSFILLVGLFLAGCNSETNNTTQTQIDTNNTDNTTKLAIYTTLYPLKDFTEKIGGAYVNVTSIIPPGADAHTYEPTTKTMVDIAQADAFIYNGSGMEAYAEKISSALKNEDIKIIDATVDLSLVEHNHDHEEEAHAEDEHGHSDEEAHAEDEHGHSEEEAHAEDEHGHSEEEAHAEDEHGHSEEEAHAEDEHGHSDEEAHAEDEHGHSENAHTEQEAHSEDEHAHGDIDPHVWLDPIRSIKMAENIKNALVELMPEHQATFEQNYEALVADLNELDSKFHELVHEASQTKIVVSHAAFGYWEESYGIEQIAISGISPTDEPSQKELQKIVETAKQYNIKYVIFEQNVTPKVAELLRNEIQAEPLYLHNLSVLTEKDIENAEDYFSLMNKNIETLKIAFGNN; this comes from the coding sequence ATGATCGCAAAAACAAAAATGCTGTCACTAAGTTTCATATTACTAGTTGGTCTGTTTTTGGCTGGTTGTAATAGCGAAACAAACAACACCACACAAACACAGATTGATACAAATAATACAGATAATACTACTAAGCTAGCTATTTATACAACTCTATATCCTTTAAAGGATTTTACTGAAAAAATTGGTGGAGCTTATGTGAATGTCACAAGCATTATACCTCCAGGAGCAGATGCGCATACATATGAACCTACTACGAAAACAATGGTTGATATAGCGCAAGCTGACGCTTTTATCTATAACGGATCAGGTATGGAAGCTTATGCAGAGAAGATTTCATCTGCTTTAAAAAATGAAGACATAAAAATTATTGATGCTACTGTAGACCTTTCTTTAGTTGAGCATAATCATGATCATGAAGAAGAAGCACATGCTGAAGACGAGCATGGACACTCTGATGAAGAGGCTCATGCTGAAGACGAGCACGGACATTCTGAAGAAGAGGCTCATGCTGAAGACGAGCATGGTCACTCTGAAGAAGAGGCTCATGCTGAAGACGAACACGGACATTCTGAAGAAGAGGCTCATGCTGAAGACGAGCACGGACATTCTGATGAAGAGGCTCATGCTGAAGACGAGCACGGACATTCTGAGAATGCCCACACAGAACAAGAAGCTCACTCAGAAGATGAACATGCCCATGGTGATATTGATCCCCACGTTTGGCTTGATCCTATTCGTTCAATAAAAATGGCAGAAAACATAAAAAATGCACTAGTTGAATTAATGCCAGAACACCAAGCTACATTTGAGCAGAATTATGAAGCTTTAGTAGCAGACTTAAATGAATTAGATTCAAAATTCCACGAATTAGTTCATGAGGCATCACAAACCAAGATCGTTGTTTCCCACGCCGCCTTTGGATATTGGGAGGAGTCTTACGGAATTGAACAAATAGCTATAAGTGGTATATCACCAACTGATGAACCTTCTCAAAAGGAATTACAGAAAATTGTCGAGACAGCAAAGCAGTACAACATTAAATATGTTATTTTCGAACAAAATGTTACACCTAAGGTTGCCGAGCTTTTACGAAACGAAATACAAGCAGAGCCCCTTTATTTACACAACTTATCTGTACTGACTGAAAAAGATATAGAAAATGCAGAAGATTATTTTAGTCTTATGAACAAAAACATTGAAACGTTAAAAATAGCCTTTGGAAATAATTAA
- a CDS encoding M14 family metallopeptidase, whose product MKVFVRQGDSYWYYSQLFNIPLQLIIDSNRTIQPNQLKIGQAINIPGYVAQDYIVQAGDSFWGIAQRRNIPLDALLLVNPSVDPRRLTVGQFIKAPIRITWRLVNGAQEYTYSDMMRDLARLQSVYPFLKQESIGQSVLGKTIPEIVIGSGSKRVHYNGSFHAHEWITTPVIMTFLNDYALALTNQAPIRGLLLNPFYTNVELSIVPMVNPDGVNLVLNGPPDSAPWNQRVIEINNGSSNFSGWKANIRGVDLNNQYPAKWDIEAARKPDKPSPRDYPGEAPLTEPESVAMAELTRRSNFDRALAFHTQGEVIYWGFENLEPPAAQTLVNEFARVSGYIPIKTVDSYAGYKDWFIQDFRKPGFTVELGRGVNPLPISQFGEIYEEALGIFLAGLYM is encoded by the coding sequence ATGAAGGTTTTTGTACGTCAAGGTGATTCATACTGGTATTACAGTCAGCTTTTTAACATACCTTTACAGTTGATTATTGACTCTAATAGGACAATTCAACCGAATCAACTTAAAATAGGTCAGGCAATAAATATACCAGGATATGTAGCACAAGATTATATAGTGCAGGCAGGTGATTCATTCTGGGGAATAGCACAGCGGCGAAACATCCCTTTAGATGCTTTGTTGCTCGTAAATCCGAGCGTAGATCCGAGAAGGCTTACTGTAGGGCAGTTCATTAAGGCTCCTATAAGAATTACATGGCGACTCGTGAATGGAGCACAAGAGTATACGTATAGCGATATGATGCGTGATTTAGCTAGACTTCAATCGGTCTATCCATTTTTAAAGCAAGAGTCGATTGGTCAGTCTGTGTTAGGAAAGACTATTCCTGAAATAGTGATAGGAAGCGGTTCAAAACGTGTTCATTATAATGGATCGTTTCATGCGCATGAATGGATTACAACCCCTGTTATTATGACATTTTTAAATGACTATGCCTTAGCATTAACAAACCAAGCACCGATAAGAGGGTTATTATTAAATCCTTTTTACACAAATGTTGAATTATCTATTGTTCCGATGGTTAATCCTGATGGGGTCAATTTAGTACTAAATGGTCCACCAGATTCAGCACCATGGAATCAACGTGTTATAGAGATTAATAATGGCTCAAGTAATTTTTCGGGATGGAAAGCTAATATTAGGGGGGTAGACTTAAACAATCAATATCCTGCAAAATGGGATATCGAGGCTGCTCGTAAGCCAGATAAACCAAGCCCAAGGGATTATCCAGGGGAGGCTCCACTAACTGAGCCTGAGTCTGTAGCTATGGCAGAGTTGACACGGAGAAGTAATTTTGACCGTGCACTTGCTTTTCATACTCAGGGTGAGGTGATCTATTGGGGATTTGAAAATTTAGAGCCGCCAGCCGCTCAAACTCTCGTAAATGAATTTGCTAGAGTTAGTGGGTATATCCCCATTAAAACCGTAGATAGCTACGCAGGATATAAGGATTGGTTTATTCAAGATTTTCGTAAACCAGGATTTACAGTGGAGCTAGGGAGAGGAGTTAATCCGCTACCAATTAGCCAGTTTGGTGAGATTTATGAGGAAGCGCTTGGCATTTTTTTAGCAGGGTTGTATATGTAA
- a CDS encoding YitT family protein yields MSLLQKANAIFLGSICLSIGINFFLVPFELLDGGIIGIGLIFNYILHVKAGLAIILLSIPIFMLAWIYNRAYFYNSLHGMLVSSFAIDALYPFHDLFVTMISLSPPVSSIVGGTFVGLGIGIMLRYETSTGGTDLLAQFIADKTSINVGVVIFMIDGCVVALGGLLLSKDTFLLSIVTIIFVGFATTVCTWKPRVSH; encoded by the coding sequence ATGTCTTTATTACAAAAAGCAAACGCAATATTTTTAGGTAGCATATGTTTATCTATTGGTATAAATTTTTTCCTTGTCCCATTTGAACTTCTCGATGGTGGCATTATTGGAATAGGATTGATTTTCAATTACATACTCCATGTAAAAGCAGGATTAGCTATTATTTTATTAAGTATCCCTATTTTTATGTTAGCTTGGATATATAATCGAGCTTACTTTTATAATAGCTTACACGGTATGTTGGTATCATCATTTGCTATTGATGCCTTATATCCTTTTCACGACTTGTTTGTAACGATGATATCGTTATCACCACCCGTTAGCTCTATCGTGGGCGGCACGTTTGTGGGACTTGGGATTGGTATCATGCTTCGATATGAGACGAGTACAGGTGGTACAGATTTGTTAGCACAGTTTATTGCAGATAAAACGTCAATCAATGTAGGTGTGGTAATTTTTATGATTGATGGATGTGTGGTAGCTCTTGGGGGGTTGCTGTTGTCAAAGGATACGTTTTTGCTGTCAATAGTTACAATTATTTTTGTCGGCTTTGCTACAACAGTATGTACGTGGAAGCCAAGGGTTAGTCATTAA